In Pyricularia oryzae 70-15 chromosome 2, whole genome shotgun sequence, one genomic interval encodes:
- a CDS encoding dihydroorotate oxidase: MGSIQDEQRRPPPLQIYPPLVNSATPWATTLKDLNRLYSCPHTGAVTTRTSLIHGFPHDPEVHQHALYDTVAVSGALPRGTSNASFNSLGYSPILLSEYLSFIETISSQQELGSRSKTFIVSVTGTPQEIAACYGMVSATQAKVKTPLALELNLSCPNISGKPPPAYDGPSLLEYITWLSDLGPTGPVIPVGIKTPPYTHSTQYETLISALIAGSPTGLCPISFITSTNTLGSCLMLTSLDGHKGQGQQPHKNVLPGNGLGGMAGTPLHPLSLGNVATIRRLLDEQPDMLGHIQIVGVGGVCDSGGYRRMRSVGAAVVGVGTGLGIKGVKVFEDIAMDVHDNW, from the coding sequence ATGGGAAGCATTCAGGACGAACAAAGGCGCCCACCGCCTCTGCAAATATACCCTCCTTTGGTCAACTCAGCCACACCATGGGCGACGACATTGAAGGATCTCAACAGGCTATACAGCTGTCCACATACAGGCGCAGTGACTACAAGAACATCTCTCATTCATGGATTTCCCCACGACCCGGAAGTGCATCAACATGCTCTCTATGACACTGTCGCCGTGTCCGGGGCTCTTCCCAGGGGGACAAGCAACGCGAGTTTCAACTCGCTAGGATACAGTCCCATACTGCTCTCGGAGTACCTGAGTTTTATAGAAACCATCTCTTCGCAGCAAGAGCTGGGATCCAGGAGCAAAACCTTTATCGTATCGGTAACGGGGACACCACAAGAAATCGCCGCGTGCTACGGCATGGTTTCTGCAACACAAGCCAAGGTTAAAACCCCACTAGCCCTTGAGTTGAACCTTTCCTGCCCAAACATCTCGGGAAAACCACCACCGGCATATGACGGGCCCTCGCTCCTCGAGTACATCACTTGGCTATCTGACCTCGGTCCGACAGGCCCGGTGATACCCGTGGGCATCAAGACACCTCCGTACACACACTCCACCCAATACGAGACGCTGATCAGCGCTCTGATTGCCGGATCGCCCACAGGGCTATGTCCCATCAGCTTCATCACCTCCACCAACACGCTCGGGTCCTGCCTGATGCTGACCTCGCTGGATGGGCACAAGGGCCAAGGGCAACAGCCTCACAAGAACGTCCTGCCGGGCAACGGCTTGGGCGGCATGGCCGGGACGCCTCTGCACCCTCTGTCGCTTGGCAACGTGGCCACGATCCGCCGCCTCCTGGACGAGCAGCCAGACATGCTGGGCCACATACAAatcgtcggcgtcggcggaGTCTGCGACTCTGGAGGCTACAGGCGCATGCGGTCTGTTGGCGCCGCGGTGGTCGGTGTGGGAACCGGACTCGGCATAAAGGGCGTCAAGGTGTTTGAGGACATAGCCATGGATGTGCATGACAACTGGTGA
- a CDS encoding U3 small nucleolar ribonucleoprotein mpp10, with amino-acid sequence MAGAGSTSSSMTSTSHTLTYAPGMAPASTSSELAARQGFLAALEAARRHKFLRPDQSTPKNSLDLAKDTLDAFAGQVCDEQDQRLRDANRKRKRAEMDRSDVLKIRKLHIDGFETGQVWQQTKRIISSALSESHAVLQELEESGEVQDGSDEKASGAKVVEFGEDGFEVGSDDSEEESDASGSASGSDDDEVSGVSEDESELENGIQGSDSEQNVTDGDMEDMGDEDDYEEEEDYEEDGPEEEYVEDPHGLNDGFFSLENFNKQTQWFEDQDARADPNTDVVSDEEDLDWHADPMAQKPKSKADKKEKPSSKSRKSHREEEPPSDLENDDDDDDEQGPTFGDMDLDAPEGASDDEFGENVNTGNDNELTADDIFYKDFFAPPAKKAKKGDNRRNKDYRPKQPREYDVEAAMEGVKRDLFDDMSEGSGSEDELSEVEAGDPKARKSAHERRQAKITEEIRKLEAALVKPKEWTLAGEAAAPERPVNSLLEEDLEFEHVGKPIPVITEEVSESIEEMIKRRIIAQEFDEVIRRLPGSDLPANTRRGLAEVDDTKAKQGLAEIYEEEYVKNANPDTYVSQSDEKLRKEEKEIEQMWKEVSAKLDALSSWHYKPKPAAPSLTVVSDVATVAMEDAQPTTAQGVNGGASMMAPQEVYKAGKETAETGEVVSKSGLPVARQEMSREEKIRRRRREKERIRKSGGGSEGKKPVGKKAQERKQTMSDLRKGGVMVINRQGEIMDVDGNKPKASKAVSSGSFKL; translated from the coding sequence ATGGCAGGGGCTGGTAGTACCAGCTCCTCAATGACATCGACCTCGCACACCCTCACCTACGCCCCCGGAATGGCGCCGGCGTCGACATCATCCGAGCTCGCCGCGAGGCAGGGCttcctcgccgccctcgagGCCGCCCGCCGACACAAATTCCTTCGGCCTGACCAGTCGACCCCCAAAAACTCCCTGGATCTGGCCAAGGATACTTTGGACGCTTTCGCCGGCCAGGTCTGCGACGAGCAGGACCAGCGCCTTCGCGATGCCAACAGGAAACggaagcgcgccgagatggaCCGTTCAGACGTGCTAAAGATTCGCAAGCTGCACATTGACGGTTTCGAGACGGGCCAGGTCTGGCAGCAGACCAAGAGGATTATCTCGTCGGCGCTGTCCGAGTCACATGCCGTCTTGCAAGAGCTTGAGGAGTCAGGCGAGGTTCAGGACGGTTCCGACGAGAAGGCTTCAGGCGCGAAAGTTGTGGAGTTTGGCGAGGATGGTTTTGAGGTTGGCTCAGACGACTCGGAAGAAGAATCCGACGCATCGGGCTCTGCCTCTGGCagtgacgatgacgaggtgTCTGGAGTATCTGAGGATGAGTCTGAGCTAGAGAATGGCATTCAGGGCTCGGATTCTGAACAAAATGTTACGGATGGGGACATGGAAGACATGGGCGATGAGGACGActacgaggaggaggaggactaTGAGGAAGACGGCCCGGAAGAAGAGTACGTCGAAGACCCTCACGGTCTCAACGATGGCTTCTTTTCTCTCGAAAACTTCAACAAGCAAACCCAATGGTTCGAAGACCAAGATGCCAGGGCAGACCCAAATACCGACGTTGTTAGCGATGAGGAGGATCTCGACTGGCACGCGGACCCTATGGCGCAAAAGCCGAAATCCAAGGCTGATAAAAAAGAGAAGCCCTCTTCAAAGTCAAGGAAAAGCCATAGAGAGGAAGAGCCCCCATCGGACTTGGAaaatgacgatgatgacgacgacgaacaAGGCCCAACATTCGGTGACATGGACCTGGATGCACCGGAAGGCGCAAGTGACGACGAGTTTGGTGAGAACGTCAACACTGGCAACGATAATGAGTTGACGGCGGACGACATTTTCTACAAAGACTTCTTTGCACCACCAGCcaagaaggccaagaagggaGATAACCGACGCAACAAGGACTATAGGCCAAAACAGCCAAGAGAGTATGATGTGGAGGCGGCCATGGAGGGCGTGAAGCGAGATCTCTTTGATGACATGTCGGAGGGTTCTGGCTCAGAAGACGAGTTATCCGAAGTAGAGGCTGGTGATCCCAAGGCCCGCAAATCGGCCCACGAAAGGCGCCAAGCAAAGATCACAGAGGAGATTCGGAAGCTGGAGGCTGCCCTGGTTAAGCCTAAGGAATGGACCCTGGCCGGTGAAGCAGCGGCTCCCGAACGACCTGTCAACTCATTGCTGGAAGAGGATCTCGAGTTTGAGCATGTTGGCAAGCCTATCCCTGTCATCACGGAGGAGGTTAGCGAGAGCATCGAGGAGATGATCAAGCGTCGCATTATCGCCCAAGAATTCGACGAGGTAATACGGCGACTACCAGGATCTGATCTTCCTGCCAACACCCGCCGGGGACTTGCCGAGGTCGATGATACCAAGGCGAAGCAGGGTTTGGCGGAAATCTACGAGGAAGAATATGTCAAGAACGCCAACCCAGACACCTATGTTAGTCAGTCGGACGAGAAGCTTCgcaaggaggagaaggagatcgAGCAGATGTGGAAAGAGGTCAGCGCAAAGCTGGATGCTCTCAGCAGCTGGCACTACAAGCCCAAGCCTGCGGCGCCGTCGCTCACTGTCGTCTCGGACGTCGCGACGGTGGCCATGGAGGACGCACAGCCCACGACTGCACAGGGCGTCAACGGCGGTGCCAGCATGATGGCTCCTCAGGAGGTTTACAAGGCAGGCAAAGAGACGGCAGAGACGGGTGAGGTCGTATCCAAGAGCGGTCTCCCTGTGGCCCGCCAGGAAATGAGCCGAGAAGAGAAGATCAggcgccgccggagagaGAAGGAGAGGATACGGAAATCCGGTGGCGGTTCTGAAGGCAAGAAGCCTGTCGGAAAGAAGGCGCAGGAGCGCAAGCAGACAATGTCAGACCTGCGGAAGGGCGGCGTCATGGTCATCAACAGACAAGGCGAGATCATGGATGTTGATGGAAATAAGCCCAAGGCCTCAAAGGCAGTTTCGAGTGGCAGCTtcaagttgtaa
- a CDS encoding pentafunctional AROM polypeptide yields MMAAVQQAFVVTAPAAPAPVRPKSLNGTANDPRMDLDDKPHQFTLENGATFGSGLQRGDTRIVTIIYSPGQERILSVFAEVLGQPCRLGASFSNVTLADQGAVVGILASDAAVDLAGRDRNLVVAINAHCVNLGMPPDPFLSSQCDYEFLYTNTPFFRRDLARFISFTLGQINHHETLMTKPRTFMISTTFPDVRAALPNIDILTVGADAVELRVDLLEEPLAEGGHAAVPSLSYVGEQVMLLRQRTELPIIFTTRCTRENGRFPMDNPDLYYEYLYRAIQWGVEYIDVEVWLPERIRQRLWEKRGSSRIMSAFHDFSGTFKWPSSHAQDIFSESRRLADIVKMHAIINDHNENFELEYFRVKVKSEQPGAPPLSAVNMGEVGQFSRTLNRVFTPITHPLLPIIAAPGQMSAAQINAALAMVGQLPKKHFYGISGPSSRGATPQAPFYEKCFNELGLPHHFSVVQRQARGIGGVDTWCNQKDFGGAYLNPAMSHHDLISKSHFFQSLNSGSGPILTEAALLIGVVDTIVVRPGPASPASIPSTPIQRSSPALNGNGQGLYQPPASGLPAGTALVFDNALWRGVLSTLTRDLAPSAYFGCSAVVLASSSEDAASVIFALKALRVGKVFTVGFKTPPALATDLEIEPFTSLESLQRARSPSMNTAAGSTLNHKMDPGHQQQQLPPFVVVSALSAEKASIVGMVVRLFGSQAGKPSVPTTANGMNGTPAAPQRRVFLDLSQPSGQRRGADPTLIAEQNGFAAYGLADTAAFATVETLRLLVGQNVPYSFVRLASGRPY; encoded by the coding sequence ATGATGGCAGCAGTTCAGCAGGCATTTGTTGTCACTGCGCCTGCAGCTCCTGCGCCGGTTCGGCCGAAGAGCCTGAACGGCACGGCTAATGACCCCAGGATGGATCTTGATGACAAGCCCCACCAGTTCACGCTGGAGAATGGTGCTACATTCGGCAGCGGTCTGCAGAGGGGTGATACTCGCATTGTCACAATTATCTACAGCCCAGGGCAAGAAAGGATTCTGTCTGTCTTTGCAGAGGTATTAGGGCAGCCCTGCAGGCTAGGTGCCAGTTTCTCAAATGTCACTTTGGCAGATCAAGGTGCCGTCGTGGGCATCCTGGCTTCCGATGCGGCGGTCGATCTTGCTGGGCGGGACCGAAATctcgtcgtcgccatcaACGCACACTGCGTCAACCTGGGCATGCCTCCAGACCCGTTTCTCTCGTCACAATGCGACTATGAGTTTCTCTACACAAATACGCCCTTTTTCCGCCGAGACCTCGCTAGGTTCATTTCATTCACATTAGGTCAGATCAACCACCACGAAACGCTCATGACCAAGCCCCGAACATTTATGATCTCGACAACATTTCCCGACGTACGCGCCGCGCTGCCGAATATCGACATACTTACCGTTGGGGCCGACGCTGTAGAGCTAAGAGTAGACCTGCTGGAAGAGCCTCTGGCCGAAGGGGGACACGCCGCAGTTCCGAGCTTAAGCTACGTTGGCGAGCAGGTAATGCTGTTGCGACAACGGACAGAGCTTCCAATCATCTTTACCACCAGATGCACCAGAGAGAACGGTCGATTTCCAATGGATAACCCCGACCTGTACTATGAGTACCTATACCGAGCAATACAATGGGGTGTCGAATACATCGATGTAGAAGTCTGGCTGCCAGAGAGGATCAGACAGCGATTATGGGAGAAACGAGGAAGCAGTCGCATTATGTCTGCGTTTCACGACTTTTCAGGTACTTTCAAGTGGCCCTCGTCTCATGCTCAAGACATCTTTTCCGAGTCGCGACGACTCGCAGACATTGTCAAAATGCATGCCATCATCAACGACCACAACGAGAACTTTGAGTTGGAATACTTCCGCGTCAAGGTGAAGTCGGAACAGCCTGGTGCCCCGCCTCTCTCCGCCGTCAACATGGGGGAGGTAGGGCAGTTCTCCAGAACACTTAACCGGGTATTTACCCCCATAACACATCCTCTCCTGCCCATAATAGCCGCGCCAGGGCAGATGAGTGCCGCACAGATCAACGCAGCCCTAGCTATGGTTGGGCAACTTCCCAAGAAACACTTTTACGGCATCAGTGGCCCATCTTCGCGGGGTGCTACGCCCCAAGCCCCCTTCTACGAAAAGTGCTTCAACGAGCTGGGACTTCCACATCACTTTTCTGTTGTCCAACGCCAGGCCCGTGGCATTGGTGGTGTTGATACGTGGTGCAACCAAAAGGACTTTGGTGGCGCCTATCTCAACCCGGCAATGTCTCATCACGATCTTATTTCAAAAAGCCATTTCTTCCAATCTCTCAACAGCGGATCGGGTCCAATTCTGACCGAAGCAGCACTCCTCATTGGAGTGGTCGACACTATTGTTGTCAGGCCTGGCCCGGCTTCCCCTGCTTCGATACCTTCGACGCCAATACAAAGATCGTCTCCCGCGCTAAATGGAAATGGGCAGGGCTTGTACCAACCACCAGCAAGTGGATTGCCGGCCGGCACTGCCCTCGTTTTTGACAACGCTCTGTGGAGAGGCGTTCTAAGCACACTTACACGAGATCTAGCACCATCTGCGTATTTTGGCTGTTCCGCTGTCGTTCTGGCAAGCTCATCAGAAGACGCTGCTAGCGTTATTTTTGCCTTGAAAGCTCTAAGAGTCGGCAAGGTATTTACTGTAGGGTTCAAGACACCGCCTGCGCTTGCGACCGATCTCGAAATTGAGCCTTTTACATCCCTTGAAAGTCTACAGCGAGCCCGCTCGCCGAGTATGAACACTGCCGCCGGTTCTACGCTCAACCACAAGATGGACCCAGGtcatcagcagcaacaatTACCACCattcgtcgtcgtcagcgCTCTGAGTGCTGAGAAGGCTAGCATAGTCGGCATGGTTGTCCGCCTCTTTGGGTCTCAGGCTGGGAAGCCCTCTGTTCCTACCACCGCCAACGGGATGAACGGGACCCCGGCTGCGCCGCAACGAAGAGTCTTCTTAGATCTCTCGCAGCCGAGTGGACAAAGGAGAGGAGCGGATCCTACATTGATCGCCGAGCAGAACGGGTTTGCCGCATACGGATTAGCAGACACGGCTGCTTTTGCGACCGTCGAAACGCTGCGGCTGTTGGTGGGCCAGAACGTGCCATATAGCTTTGTGAGACTGGCTAGCGGAAGGCCTTATTGA
- a CDS encoding 2-nitropropane dioxygenase — MLKSVCRLHRAKFPSHHHHILTTRKPVYTSLQKTALIATMATTTLLKKWFPHTEAPVIISAPMLGIATGTLAAQVTKAGGLGMVPGGYDVTPGSTQLAELDAELSTVRQVLGLQTSSDPLPVGIGFICCHGIVDKHFGGRGLADLVAKHRPAAVWLFAPEPDAGYEKLVRAARDAAAAAGYEVRVFAQVGTVADARRAVAAGVDVVVAQGVDAGGHQFAVGSGIVGLVPEVRDMVDDEFPGKEVAVVAAGGIADGRGVAAALALGAEGAVMGTRFLVADEAKTADWQRKMVLETRDGGLNTNKSVFHDQLRGTDSLWPPFYDGRAIVTDSYRDHRVGVSLEENKKRFNQAKESGDNSSRGVVWSGSGVGLVRKSGPAGDIVKQTRDEAKKRIKAAQSFA; from the exons ATGCTCAAGTCAGTTTGCCGGCTGCACCGCGCTAAATTCCCATCCCACCATCACCATATTCTCACGACCCGCAAACCAGTTTACACCAGTCTGCAGAAAACAGCACTCATTGCAACTATGGCGACCACCACCCTGCTGAAGAAATGGTTCCCACACACTGAGGCGCCCGTGATCATCAGCGCCCCTATGCTCGGCATAGCGACGGGCACCCTCGCCGCTCAAGTAACCAAGGCCGGTGGGCTTG GCATGGTCCCCGGCGGCTACGACGTGACGCCCGGCTCGACCCAGCTGGCCGAGCTCGACGCCGAGCTCAGCACCGTCCGCCAAGTCCTAGGCCTCCAGACCTCCAGCGATCCGCTCCCCGTCGGCATCGGCTTCATCTGCTGCCACGGGATTGTGGACAAGCACTTTGGCGGCCGCGGCCTCGCGGACCTGGTAGCCAAGCACCGCCCCGCAGCCGTGTGGCTGTTTGCGCCCGAGCCCGACGCCGGCTACGAAAAGCTGGTGCGCGCGGCTCGTGAcgctgccgccgcggccggcTACGAGGTCAGGGTGTTTGCGCAGGTCGGCACCGTGGCGGACGCGCGGAGGGCCGTggccgccggcgtcgacgtcGTGGTTGCGCAGGGCGTCGACGCCGGTGGGCACCAGTTTGCTGTGGGCAGCGGGATCGTGGGTCTGGTGCCCGAGGTCAGGGATATGGTGGATGACGAGTTTCCAGGCAAGGAGGTGGCTGTGGTTGCGGCGGGGGGCATTGCGGATGGTAGGggggttgctgctgctctggCTCTTG GGGCTGAAGGCGCAGTCATGGGGACCAGG TTCCTCGTTGCTGATGAGGCCAAGACCGCCGATTGGCAGAGAAAGATGGTATTAGAGACGCGAGATGGTGGTCTCAACACAAACAA ATCTGTATTTCACGACCAGCTGCGTGGCACCGACAGCCTATGGCCCCCATTCTATGATGGCCGCGCCATCGTCACCGACTCTTATCGGGATCACCGGGTCGGAGTATCTCTTGAGGAGAACAAGAAGAGGTTCAATCAAGCCAAGGAGTCAGGCGACAATTCCTCTCGCGGCGTTGTCTGGTC CGGATCCGGAGTAGGGCTGGTCCGGAAAAGCGGGCCGGCGGGCGACATAGTCAAGCAGACGAGGGACGAGGCAAAGAAGAGGATCAAGGCGGCACAGTCGTTTGCCTGA